A genomic segment from Candidatus Brocadia sp. encodes:
- a CDS encoding SIR2 family protein, whose translation MDKVSPDIANPIVFHLHGSVEMTESLVLTEDDYLDFLMSFSQDQQLLPPIIRAAFTGTSLLFIGYQISDWNFRVLFRSLVSYMKKSLQRSHISVQIAPGKETDPKDQKKKVHEYLDHYYKGLNIKVYWGTVDQFTTELRSRWEAFKK comes from the coding sequence TTGGATAAAGTTAGTCCCGATATAGCAAATCCAATAGTATTCCACCTTCATGGTTCTGTCGAAATGACAGAATCTCTTGTACTTACCGAAGATGATTATTTAGATTTTCTTATGAGTTTCTCACAGGATCAACAGCTACTTCCACCAATAATCCGGGCGGCATTTACGGGTACATCGCTTCTTTTTATAGGTTATCAAATATCAGATTGGAATTTTCGGGTTCTTTTCCGCAGTCTTGTAAGTTATATGAAAAAAAGTCTTCAACGATCTCATATATCTGTACAGATAGCGCCTGGAAAAGAGACGGATCCAAAGGATCAAAAGAAAAAAGTGCATGAATATCTTGATCATTATTATAAAGGGCTTAATATAAAAGTATATTGGGGAACAGTTGATCAATTTACCACAGAATTGAGAAGCCGATGGGAGGCATTTAAAAAATGA
- a CDS encoding tetratricopeptide repeat protein: MIIAQREVLLCAQSGAGKTALLNAKLIPILLYIQLGDCYRLSGNYDKAMQNIERAIELSPKDAYAYGVLGRVQFARNDHENAIDSAKRAIRVQP, translated from the coding sequence CTGATTATTGCTCAAAGAGAAGTACTTCTTTGTGCCCAATCAGGTGCAGGAAAGACAGCACTTCTGAATGCCAAACTAATTCCCATACTATTATATATCCAATTAGGAGATTGTTATAGGTTAAGCGGAAATTATGACAAGGCAATGCAAAACATCGAGAGGGCAATAGAATTGTCTCCAAAAGATGCCTATGCTTATGGAGTTCTGGGAAGAGTTCAATTTGCCCGGAATGATCATGAGAATGCAATTGATAGTGCAAAGAGAGCAATTAGAGTACAACCCTGA
- a CDS encoding argininosuccinate synthase, with amino-acid sequence MSEQRKKVVLAYSGGLDTSVAIKWIPEKYNMDVITVTIDLGAVKDLDAIREKALKIGAKKAIVIDAKDTFVKYFIFPALQAGALYEGVYPLATALGRPLIAKLLADVAQEEKADAVAHGCTGKGNDQVRLDVSLQVLNPKLQIIAPVREWKMTRDEEIRYAEEHNIPVEAKIKSPYSTDENLWGRSIECGILEDPWAEPPEDVYKWTKGAQDAPDEPEYIEVLFEKGTPVAINDVEMDGVTLINTLNARGGKHGVGRIDHLENRLVGIKSREIYESPAAVILHTAHKALEGMIMTKDALRFKDIVSAHYADLIYNGLWFSAFHQDLVAYVLSSQRLMTGTIRVKLSKGTCIVVGRKSPLSLYSEKLATYQKEDTFDHSASLGFIKIYGLPVKIQAQKQMDVLAGREALHLDSIMPPKVKSLGKAEGG; translated from the coding sequence ATGTCTGAACAACGGAAGAAGGTAGTACTGGCCTATTCGGGCGGTTTGGATACCTCCGTGGCGATCAAGTGGATTCCCGAAAAATATAATATGGATGTTATTACGGTGACTATTGACCTTGGTGCGGTAAAGGATCTTGATGCCATTCGGGAAAAGGCATTGAAAATTGGTGCAAAGAAGGCAATTGTCATTGATGCAAAGGATACCTTTGTCAAATATTTTATCTTTCCGGCTTTACAGGCTGGGGCACTATACGAAGGGGTTTATCCATTGGCGACGGCCTTAGGGAGACCGCTCATTGCAAAATTACTGGCAGATGTAGCACAGGAGGAGAAGGCAGATGCCGTGGCCCATGGCTGCACTGGTAAAGGGAATGACCAGGTACGCCTGGATGTATCCCTGCAGGTATTGAATCCTAAGTTGCAGATTATTGCCCCCGTACGTGAGTGGAAGATGACGCGTGATGAGGAGATTCGATATGCTGAGGAACATAATATCCCGGTAGAGGCAAAGATCAAGAGTCCTTACAGTACGGACGAAAATCTCTGGGGGAGAAGTATTGAGTGTGGAATATTGGAAGACCCGTGGGCTGAGCCTCCGGAGGATGTCTACAAGTGGACAAAAGGTGCACAGGATGCTCCCGATGAACCGGAATATATAGAGGTTCTTTTTGAAAAGGGGACTCCCGTGGCTATTAACGATGTAGAAATGGATGGGGTTACTCTTATCAATACCTTGAATGCGAGGGGAGGAAAGCACGGTGTTGGCCGTATTGATCACCTTGAGAATCGACTGGTAGGCATCAAGTCAAGGGAGATCTATGAGTCACCTGCAGCTGTTATCCTGCATACGGCGCATAAGGCGCTGGAAGGTATGATCATGACAAAGGATGCCTTGCGGTTTAAGGATATTGTTTCTGCGCACTATGCGGATTTGATTTATAATGGACTCTGGTTTTCTGCATTTCACCAGGACCTGGTAGCATACGTGCTGAGCAGTCAGCGTCTTATGACGGGGACGATCCGTGTGAAATTATCGAAAGGGACATGTATCGTGGTGGGGCGTAAATCACCGCTGTCCCTTTACAGCGAAAAATTGGCTACGTATCAGAAAGAAGATACCTTCGATCATAGTGCATCTCTTGGATTCATCAAGATATATGGTTTACCGGTAAAAATACAGGCCCAAAAGCAAATGGACGTTCTGGCAGGGAGGGAGGCGTTGCATCTGGATTCGATCATGCCGCCAAAGGTTAAATCCCTTGGCAAGGCAGAGGGGGGATAA